One segment of Leptospirillum ferrooxidans C2-3 DNA contains the following:
- a CDS encoding AbrB/MazE/SpoVT family DNA-binding domain-containing protein: MRRWLISEEVLDIKRWGNSLGLRIPSAIAKEARLHENSRVRITVENNHLVITEIKNRDISLKEKLAQFDPSRHGGESMAAESVGAENWP; encoded by the coding sequence ATGAGGAGGTGGCTCATTTCCGAAGAGGTTCTCGACATCAAACGCTGGGGAAACAGCTTGGGTCTCAGAATACCGTCCGCCATCGCAAAGGAGGCGAGACTGCACGAGAACAGCCGGGTCCGGATCACGGTCGAAAACAACCACTTAGTGATCACGGAGATCAAAAATCGCGATATTTCCCTGAAGGAGAAACTGGCACAATTCGATCCGAGCCGGCACGGAGGAGAATCGATGGCAGCCGAATCGGTCGGAGCCGAAAACTGGCCGTGA
- a CDS encoding type II toxin-antitoxin system VapC family toxin translates to MNFVLDNSITMRWFFGDGMHQELAYATGVLSAMEANVAVVPVIWRLEVSNVLARAEWKGLVTEARSSSFLSLLSELDIEVDMNTVDHALSDTLQLARRYALSSYDASYLELALRHGLSLASLDEDLMKAAEKSGVKRFVP, encoded by the coding sequence ATGAATTTTGTTCTGGACAACTCCATAACAATGCGCTGGTTCTTTGGCGACGGAATGCATCAAGAATTAGCCTATGCCACGGGTGTTCTTTCTGCCATGGAAGCTAACGTTGCCGTGGTTCCTGTGATCTGGAGGCTTGAAGTCTCCAATGTCCTCGCCAGAGCAGAATGGAAGGGATTGGTGACAGAAGCCCGGAGTTCATCATTCCTTTCGCTCCTTTCGGAGTTGGATATTGAAGTGGATATGAACACGGTGGATCATGCTCTTTCGGATACCCTTCAACTGGCTCGGCGGTATGCCCTATCCTCTTACGATGCTTCTTATCTTGAACTGGCGCTGCGTCATGGCCTGTCACTTGCGAGCCTGGATGAAGATCTGATGAAAGCTGCCGAAAAATCGGGAGTGAAGAGATTTGTTCCCTGA
- a CDS encoding type II toxin-antitoxin system Phd/YefM family antitoxin gives MMKTEIGAYEAKTKLSELLRLVGDGQSFTITNRGEPVADLVPNIGIKRKDRALAVRKLKELMMVHPVRDVNIKELILEGRK, from the coding sequence ATGATGAAAACAGAAATCGGTGCTTATGAAGCGAAAACGAAACTTTCCGAGTTGTTGCGGTTGGTTGGAGATGGGCAGAGTTTTACGATTACCAATCGCGGTGAGCCGGTTGCGGATCTTGTTCCAAACATTGGCATTAAACGGAAAGACAGGGCTCTTGCGGTCAGGAAACTGAAGGAGTTGATGATGGTTCACCCTGTTCGGGATGTGAACATCAAGGAACTGATCTTGGAAGGCCGGAAATGA
- a CDS encoding Ig-like domain-containing protein: protein MNRWLGRIIMGASVLVFCGAAWEKPVVEIISPKNGAVVGKHVMVKYAFHHEWRADHVHVFIDGNFLKSTHQNPLALTLGKGVHTIMLRAATVHHNLLKARGSIDVTVK from the coding sequence ATGAACAGGTGGTTGGGTCGCATCATAATGGGAGCGTCCGTTCTTGTTTTTTGCGGAGCGGCCTGGGAAAAACCTGTGGTTGAGATTATCTCCCCCAAAAACGGCGCAGTGGTCGGAAAGCATGTCATGGTGAAATATGCCTTTCATCACGAATGGCGGGCCGACCATGTCCATGTCTTCATCGATGGAAACTTCCTGAAGTCCACTCATCAAAATCCTCTTGCTCTCACGCTCGGCAAGGGAGTTCACACGATCATGCTTCGAGCCGCAACGGTCCATCATAATCTGCTAAAAGCCAGAGGCTCGATCGATGTCACCGTCAAATAA
- a CDS encoding Fic family protein, with protein MASPIGYQWIIDNLDLRVPGSTTISTIGEPGESYRKDHPFQNIRVFRKEYAVPDTPMAHLSFALKHEETDLFLIQCIFDKIGEDVISDFVMMNPGGLYERKIGFLYEFLTGRTLPDPKIHNGNYAGLIDGNLYFTGEIRKNKKWRIDDNLLGDRTFCPVVRKTPLISEYLAKNLGERARELLKSYSPELVHRASQYLFRKETKSSFLIERETASMSRIERFSNALEKSSSYPCESLRDFVRIQNLVVDPSYRESGYRSAQNYVGESRVGGEVVHYIAPDPQDVESLMSGLVHSMNRMQSAVPPVVEAAVVSFGFVFIHPFSDGNGRLHRFLIHKILSERGLTPDSAIFPVSSNILAHPVEYDHCLETFSKKVMALTDYFIDRDGIISRENRFPGLYRYFDATPMVEYLYKTIERVIEEDLKEELSFLVRYDGAKKEIQNRFELPDRLADLFIRLSLENNGVVSKNKQKSLFGNLPEEEMEGLREIYGNHFSQEEMPREIS; from the coding sequence ATGGCAAGCCCAATTGGATATCAATGGATTATCGACAATTTGGATCTTCGGGTTCCCGGGAGTACGACCATATCGACCATTGGGGAACCCGGAGAGTCTTACAGAAAAGATCACCCGTTTCAGAATATCAGGGTCTTCCGGAAGGAGTATGCGGTTCCGGATACTCCGATGGCTCACCTCTCTTTTGCACTGAAACATGAAGAAACGGATCTCTTCCTGATCCAGTGCATTTTTGACAAAATCGGAGAAGACGTGATTTCGGATTTTGTCATGATGAATCCGGGAGGGCTTTATGAGCGGAAAATCGGATTTCTCTATGAGTTCCTGACTGGAAGGACACTGCCAGACCCGAAAATCCATAACGGAAATTACGCCGGGTTGATCGATGGCAACTTGTATTTCACCGGAGAAATTCGGAAAAATAAAAAGTGGAGGATCGATGACAATCTTCTTGGGGACCGGACGTTCTGTCCGGTCGTCAGAAAAACCCCGCTCATTTCCGAATATCTGGCCAAGAATCTTGGAGAGAGAGCCAGGGAGCTTCTCAAGTCCTATTCTCCTGAACTGGTCCATCGAGCGAGTCAGTACCTTTTCCGGAAAGAAACGAAATCCTCTTTTCTCATAGAGAGAGAAACGGCCAGTATGAGCCGGATCGAACGGTTTTCCAATGCTCTTGAGAAAAGCTCCTCATATCCCTGTGAATCACTCCGTGACTTTGTACGGATACAAAATCTTGTCGTCGATCCCTCCTATCGGGAATCAGGCTATCGTTCCGCCCAGAACTATGTCGGGGAATCCCGGGTTGGCGGGGAAGTGGTCCATTATATCGCTCCGGATCCCCAGGATGTGGAATCTCTGATGTCGGGACTTGTCCACTCGATGAACCGAATGCAATCGGCCGTGCCGCCTGTTGTCGAGGCGGCGGTCGTCTCTTTCGGATTTGTGTTCATTCATCCTTTTTCGGACGGGAACGGACGGCTTCACAGATTTTTGATTCACAAGATTCTTTCAGAAAGGGGACTGACTCCGGACAGTGCCATTTTTCCTGTCTCTTCCAATATTCTGGCCCATCCGGTCGAGTATGATCACTGTCTTGAGACTTTTTCAAAAAAGGTCATGGCGTTGACGGACTATTTCATCGACAGGGACGGGATCATTTCCAGGGAAAATCGTTTTCCGGGACTCTATCGATACTTCGATGCGACTCCGATGGTCGAATATCTTTACAAGACGATCGAGCGTGTTATCGAAGAGGACCTGAAAGAAGAACTTTCCTTTCTGGTCCGCTATGACGGGGCCAAAAAGGAAATCCAGAACAGGTTCGAACTGCCTGACCGGTTGGCGGATCTTTTTATCAGACTTTCATTGGAGAACAATGGGGTGGTTTCAAAGAACAAACAGAAATCCCTTTTCGGAAATCTCCCTGAAGAGGAGATGGAAGGACTTCGGGAGATTTATGGCAACCATTTTTCACAAGAGGAGATGCCGCGAGAGATCTCCTGA
- a CDS encoding LysR family transcriptional regulator: MTIIQLRVLMELKDLGNFTEVGERLGITQSAVSHALASFEKEIGLILFNRDRRGVVPTEAGHRILEHVREILLRVDRIQEEASSLSGLKIGKVRVGALQSAAIRMIPGIMGTMRQKFPGIEISVFEGTDQEVLEWMKSDTVDLGILTAPCASSLEVFPLISDRMFGILPENHPLGNRQSLSLDQLSLEPIIRSLGSCGTLVALGFSKAGLSPGLKTIEARNISTVSAMVRSGAGSAILPGLAVPKDHTGIRVIPIDPPILRQIVLAAPKFQSLSPAAKVFVEHTREWVGKRFEDLG; encoded by the coding sequence ATGACAATCATTCAGCTGCGTGTTTTAATGGAATTGAAAGACTTGGGAAACTTTACGGAAGTGGGAGAACGTCTTGGAATTACCCAATCGGCGGTTTCCCATGCGTTGGCGTCTTTTGAAAAGGAAATAGGCCTTATCCTTTTCAACAGGGATCGGCGGGGAGTCGTCCCGACGGAAGCGGGACACCGGATTCTCGAGCACGTTCGGGAAATCCTGCTTCGTGTGGACCGTATTCAGGAGGAGGCGTCATCCCTTTCCGGACTCAAGATCGGCAAAGTCAGGGTCGGCGCTCTCCAAAGCGCAGCGATTCGTATGATTCCTGGGATTATGGGGACCATGAGACAGAAATTTCCTGGGATCGAGATTTCCGTCTTTGAGGGAACCGATCAGGAAGTTCTGGAATGGATGAAGTCAGATACAGTAGACCTAGGAATACTGACGGCCCCTTGCGCTAGTAGTCTGGAGGTATTTCCACTGATCTCGGACCGGATGTTCGGAATCCTTCCAGAAAATCATCCTCTCGGAAACCGGCAATCTCTTTCACTCGACCAGCTCTCCTTGGAACCGATTATCCGGTCTTTGGGAAGTTGCGGAACTCTTGTGGCCTTGGGATTCTCAAAAGCCGGACTATCCCCGGGACTGAAAACAATCGAAGCGAGAAATATTTCAACGGTTTCCGCCATGGTTCGCTCCGGAGCAGGTTCGGCCATCCTGCCTGGATTGGCCGTACCCAAGGACCATACGGGAATCCGGGTCATTCCCATCGACCCTCCCATTTTGAGACAAATTGTCCTTGCAGCTCCAAAGTTCCAATCCTTATCTCCAGCCGCCAAAGTCTTTGTTGAACATACCAGGGAGTGGGTCGGTAAACGGTTTGAAGATTTGGGCTGA
- a CDS encoding DMT family transporter gives MGNSFFLGVLMCVLAVTSWGAMFPVMEHALRFMDPFYLTAIRYGIASILFLVILFFLEGRHAFATEGREISLWVFGTLGFAGFGFLVFKGQQEISGHDGVIIAAVITATMPLLAAFVTWYASGKKPASFTILMLVFAFIGVLLVVTKGDFSLLKSMGSRLFADTIILAGVFCWVFYTRGGNQFPDWSPLRYTALSCALGSLSIIGLTGVGTMIGWLHLPNEEQLYSVTWDLGYMILGAGILGVFAWNAGNRLLGSVNGVLFINLVPVVALGISFMTGEHVSSGEILGASLVITSLISNNLFQRPETQSFVFRLRKKINVFFR, from the coding sequence ATGGGGAATTCGTTTTTTCTGGGCGTTCTCATGTGTGTCTTGGCGGTCACCTCTTGGGGAGCGATGTTCCCAGTGATGGAGCATGCCTTGAGATTTATGGATCCTTTTTATTTAACGGCGATTCGTTATGGGATTGCCTCCATTTTGTTTCTGGTGATCCTTTTCTTCTTGGAAGGGCGGCATGCGTTTGCTACAGAAGGAAGGGAGATCTCCCTTTGGGTTTTCGGAACGTTGGGTTTTGCGGGATTTGGCTTTCTGGTGTTTAAGGGACAGCAGGAAATTTCGGGACACGACGGGGTCATTATCGCAGCGGTCATCACGGCTACCATGCCTTTGTTGGCGGCCTTCGTGACATGGTATGCCTCCGGAAAAAAACCGGCATCCTTTACGATATTGATGCTTGTCTTCGCATTTATTGGAGTTCTTCTTGTGGTTACGAAAGGTGATTTCAGTCTTCTGAAGTCAATGGGATCCCGTCTCTTTGCCGATACGATTATATTGGCGGGGGTCTTTTGCTGGGTTTTCTACACCAGGGGAGGGAACCAGTTTCCCGATTGGTCGCCGCTTCGGTATACGGCTCTTTCCTGCGCATTGGGAAGTCTTTCCATCATCGGATTGACAGGAGTTGGAACGATGATCGGCTGGCTTCATCTCCCGAACGAGGAACAGCTTTATTCGGTGACATGGGATCTTGGTTACATGATCCTTGGTGCCGGTATCTTGGGCGTTTTTGCCTGGAATGCAGGCAATCGCCTTTTGGGATCAGTAAACGGGGTTCTTTTTATCAATCTTGTGCCGGTTGTCGCTCTCGGTATTTCTTTCATGACGGGAGAACATGTGAGTTCCGGCGAAATTTTGGGAGCGTCTCTGGTGATCACGTCTTTGATCTCTAACAATCTGTTCCAGCGACCGGAAACACAGTCCTTTGTTTTCCGTCTAAGGAAGAAAATCAATGTATTCTTTCGTTAA
- a CDS encoding alkaline phosphatase family protein — protein MKSLRKFLLSVLFISMAMIILTVGEGRAGDLPTETPIKHVIVIIGENRSFDDTFGAFVPPLGQFVLNILSERIIGADGKPGINVQSGRQREASDLRRYSVAPNIIGEFSTLPSPGNSEVFGSHSIGADPMFPPVLPNAPFQITRYVPYRDTFVGSPVHRFFQMWQETDKGAMDLFPWVGMTAGEGGDGNAPPSPFGQETTGEGSVSMGFYNMSAGDEPVLSRLARHYALADNYHQVIMGGTGANHIAIGTADVAFYRPSGIPSTPPLAQIENPDPRKGGLISASGVAEGNVYTNDGYGDHRTGMGGNYVECENLKSPGVGSIRRYLSQLPYRVFSPGGPADCAPKTYYLVNNYDPAYDGQGVRIPLVKTPFLASPQSIPSIGDALSAKGVSWGYFGQGWNHGHPTKEYCAHCNPFQFETSVMTTDLRKNLQGYKDFRIRVEKGTLPSVSFVKPGNSVDGHPGYSSLSKFERFLEKTVALIRSHPELYKNTAIFITFDEGGGYYDSGYIQPLWFFGDGTRVPLILISPFARRGFVDHTYYNHVSLIKFIEKNWHLGPLSKRSLDNLPNPIMPRFPEHPESLPPDRQRSFYIPQNRPSIGDLTNLFDFSHRD, from the coding sequence TTGAAATCACTCCGAAAATTCCTTCTGTCTGTCCTCTTCATATCCATGGCTATGATTATTCTGACTGTCGGGGAAGGGAGGGCAGGGGATCTTCCGACAGAGACACCGATCAAACATGTCATCGTGATCATCGGTGAAAATCGCTCCTTCGACGATACATTCGGTGCTTTTGTTCCTCCCCTAGGGCAATTTGTCCTGAATATCCTGTCGGAAAGAATCATTGGAGCGGATGGAAAACCAGGCATAAATGTTCAGTCGGGCCGTCAGAGAGAGGCCTCCGATTTGAGACGCTACAGTGTTGCCCCTAACATCATTGGCGAATTCTCCACTCTACCGTCTCCAGGCAACAGCGAGGTCTTCGGGAGCCACTCGATTGGGGCGGACCCGATGTTCCCCCCGGTCCTTCCGAACGCTCCCTTTCAAATCACGCGCTACGTTCCCTATCGGGATACGTTTGTTGGCAGTCCGGTCCACCGCTTTTTCCAGATGTGGCAGGAGACCGACAAGGGGGCCATGGACCTGTTCCCATGGGTCGGGATGACCGCCGGAGAAGGAGGGGATGGAAACGCTCCGCCGTCTCCATTTGGCCAGGAAACGACGGGAGAGGGATCGGTGTCGATGGGGTTCTACAACATGAGCGCCGGCGACGAACCGGTTCTTTCCCGTCTTGCCCGTCATTATGCTCTGGCGGACAACTATCACCAGGTGATCATGGGCGGAACGGGAGCAAACCATATCGCGATCGGAACGGCCGATGTGGCTTTTTACAGACCTTCCGGAATTCCCTCCACCCCTCCGTTGGCTCAGATTGAAAATCCGGATCCCCGGAAAGGGGGGCTGATCTCAGCTTCCGGAGTGGCGGAGGGAAATGTCTACACCAATGACGGATATGGAGACCACCGGACAGGAATGGGCGGAAATTACGTGGAGTGCGAAAATCTCAAGAGTCCTGGCGTCGGCTCGATCAGGCGCTATCTTTCGCAGCTCCCCTACCGGGTGTTTTCTCCCGGTGGGCCGGCAGACTGCGCTCCCAAGACCTATTATCTGGTCAATAACTATGACCCCGCCTACGATGGACAGGGAGTCAGGATTCCTCTGGTGAAGACTCCGTTTCTGGCTTCGCCCCAGAGCATTCCTTCGATCGGGGATGCTCTGTCGGCCAAGGGAGTTTCCTGGGGATACTTCGGACAGGGCTGGAACCATGGGCACCCCACGAAGGAATACTGCGCACACTGTAATCCGTTTCAGTTTGAAACGTCGGTCATGACCACAGACCTTCGAAAGAATTTGCAAGGGTATAAGGATTTTCGCATTCGGGTCGAAAAAGGAACGCTTCCTTCCGTGTCTTTCGTCAAGCCGGGCAACAGCGTTGATGGACATCCTGGCTATTCATCCCTCTCGAAGTTCGAGCGTTTCCTTGAGAAAACCGTCGCTCTCATCCGGAGCCACCCCGAACTTTATAAGAATACGGCCATTTTCATCACCTTCGACGAAGGGGGAGGTTATTACGACTCTGGCTATATCCAGCCCCTCTGGTTTTTCGGAGACGGGACGCGGGTTCCCCTGATCCTGATTTCGCCTTTCGCCCGAAGGGGGTTTGTCGACCACACCTATTACAATCATGTCTCACTGATCAAGTTTATTGAGAAAAACTGGCATCTTGGCCCGTTGTCGAAAAGGAGTCTGGACAATCTCCCCAATCCGATTATGCCTCGTTTTCCCGAACATCCTGAATCCCTTCCTCCGGATCGTCAAAGGAGCTTTTATATCCCTCAAAATCGACCGTCCATCGGAGATCTGACGAACCTGTTCGATTTTTCCCACAGAGACTGA
- a CDS encoding arsenite methyltransferase, with protein sequence MDALKNDEIRQVVRQKYGRVAEGLETGCGCGPTYSSRASMASSESLSQGFGYTADDVGTVPQGSNMGLGCGNPQAIAALKPGEIVLDLGSGGGFDCFLAARQVGVTGRVIGVDMTPEMISKARVNTEKGGYLNIEFRLGEIENLPVADATVDVIISNCVINLSPDKPRVFSEAYRVLKPGGRLAISDVIAFAELPEAVRQDMAFYVGCIAGASIVSEVEALQTSGFTDILVLPKDESKLFIRDWAPGTDIEEYVVSASIEAIK encoded by the coding sequence ATGGATGCCTTGAAAAATGACGAAATCCGTCAGGTCGTACGCCAAAAATATGGTCGTGTGGCTGAGGGGTTAGAAACAGGCTGCGGCTGCGGTCCGACATACAGCAGCAGAGCATCAATGGCAAGCTCTGAAAGCTTATCCCAAGGGTTCGGGTACACTGCAGACGATGTCGGTACTGTTCCTCAGGGGTCGAACATGGGCTTGGGTTGCGGAAACCCGCAAGCCATCGCCGCACTGAAACCGGGTGAGATTGTTCTCGATTTGGGTAGCGGTGGCGGTTTTGATTGTTTTCTCGCCGCGCGTCAGGTTGGCGTGACGGGACGAGTCATTGGTGTGGACATGACCCCTGAAATGATTTCTAAGGCCCGTGTCAATACGGAGAAGGGCGGCTACCTGAATATCGAATTTCGCTTGGGTGAAATCGAGAATTTGCCGGTGGCGGATGCGACTGTAGATGTCATCATCTCGAACTGTGTCATCAACCTTTCGCCGGATAAGCCCCGTGTGTTCAGCGAAGCGTATCGCGTACTGAAGCCTGGTGGCCGGTTGGCAATTTCGGATGTCATCGCCTTCGCCGAGTTGCCGGAGGCCGTCCGGCAAGACATGGCATTCTATGTAGGTTGTATAGCCGGTGCTTCCATTGTTTCGGAGGTCGAAGCGTTGCAAACAAGCGGATTCACGGATATTCTTGTGCTCCCAAAAGACGAGAGCAAATTGTTCATCCGCGATTGGGCGCCAGGGACGGATATTGAGGAGTATGTGGTGTCGGCCTCCATTGAGGCCATCAAATAG
- the sigZ gene encoding RNA polymerase sigma factor SigZ: MVDFWQEYKTRLRGYIAKRVRESEAVDDILQNVFLKAHTSLHTIKSHGSIAAWLFRIAANAIADHYRSQKLWVELPEELAAPEPECNYVAELAACLQPLIADLPETYRSALVLSDLEGLPQKEVANRLGLSLSGTKSRIQRGREKLRQRLLECSDIETGRVGIIGYEPRGKNCDGGCY, from the coding sequence ATGGTTGATTTCTGGCAAGAATACAAAACTCGATTACGAGGCTACATCGCCAAGCGCGTTAGAGAAAGCGAGGCAGTGGACGACATACTCCAGAATGTGTTCCTCAAGGCCCACACGAGCCTGCATACGATCAAATCACACGGCAGTATTGCAGCTTGGTTGTTCCGTATCGCCGCAAATGCCATAGCGGACCACTACCGTTCACAGAAGTTGTGGGTTGAGCTTCCCGAGGAACTCGCCGCACCCGAGCCAGAATGCAATTATGTCGCAGAGTTGGCAGCATGCCTTCAGCCATTGATCGCGGATTTGCCAGAGACTTACCGATCAGCCCTTGTTCTATCGGATCTGGAAGGCCTGCCCCAGAAAGAGGTAGCCAACCGACTGGGTCTCTCTCTCTCCGGTACAAAATCCAGGATCCAACGTGGGAGGGAGAAACTGCGTCAGCGTTTGCTCGAATGCTCTGACATCGAAACCGGACGAGTCGGCATCATTGGCTACGAGCCACGCGGCAAGAACTGTGATGGGGGTTGCTACTGA
- a CDS encoding HD domain-containing phosphohydrolase: MSDRLPVVLVVDDEGSSRRLITALLKSEPYTVLTACSAQDALDQMESCHPDLVLTDGMMPGISGFELAARIKGDHRYGTIPVVIVTALDDRSVRLRTLEAGVDDYLYKPIDRAELLVRVSNLLRLKEYSDHIQKSNERLEEAVHQRTIQLQESYRQTIETLIRAAQKKDEETGAHLKRIAYYCKELAIRLGMSADYTDLIFRASPMHDVGKIGIPDRILLKPGPLDRDEWFIMRTHTTLGANIIGEKNLSLELAMGYDIALGHHERWDGCGYPLGRKGEEIPLCARIMALADVYDALRSRRPYKEPFDHDLSVEIILKGDGRVCPDQFDPQLLAIFPLVVPAFAEYFATLTDTLEQ, from the coding sequence ATGTCTGATCGTCTTCCCGTGGTTCTGGTCGTGGATGATGAGGGAAGCAGTCGCCGCCTCATCACCGCGCTTCTGAAGTCGGAACCCTATACAGTGCTGACCGCGTGTTCGGCGCAGGATGCGCTCGACCAGATGGAGTCGTGTCACCCGGATCTGGTCCTGACGGACGGAATGATGCCAGGAATCAGCGGTTTTGAGCTGGCGGCCAGAATCAAGGGGGACCACCGGTATGGAACGATACCGGTGGTGATCGTCACGGCGCTCGATGATCGGTCGGTTCGGCTCAGAACCCTTGAGGCCGGAGTGGACGACTATCTTTACAAGCCGATCGACCGGGCTGAGCTTCTGGTTCGGGTCAGCAATCTCCTTCGTCTCAAGGAGTACAGCGACCACATTCAAAAAAGTAATGAGCGGCTTGAGGAGGCGGTTCATCAGAGAACCATTCAACTACAGGAAAGCTATCGCCAGACGATTGAGACGCTGATCCGGGCCGCGCAAAAAAAGGACGAGGAAACGGGCGCCCATTTGAAGCGCATTGCCTATTACTGCAAAGAACTGGCCATACGGCTTGGGATGAGCGCTGACTATACGGACCTCATCTTCCGGGCCAGTCCGATGCATGATGTCGGGAAAATCGGGATTCCGGACCGGATATTGCTAAAGCCGGGACCTCTCGACCGGGACGAGTGGTTCATCATGCGAACCCATACGACCCTTGGAGCCAATATTATCGGAGAGAAGAATCTTTCTTTGGAACTTGCGATGGGATATGACATTGCCCTTGGCCATCATGAACGCTGGGACGGTTGCGGTTATCCTTTGGGGAGAAAGGGGGAGGAGATCCCGTTGTGCGCCAGGATCATGGCCCTGGCTGATGTGTACGATGCCCTCAGGAGCCGGCGTCCCTACAAAGAACCTTTCGACCATGACCTGTCGGTCGAGATTATCCTGAAAGGGGACGGAAGGGTCTGTCCGGATCAGTTTGATCCGCAACTGCTGGCGATTTTTCCGTTGGTGGTACCAGCATTTGCCGAGTATTTTGCCACATTGACCGACACCTTAGAACAGTAA
- a CDS encoding response regulator, with the protein MSRRILIVEDNEINLKLVEIILQKSGYRILSARDAEEGIELAKSLRPDLILMDIHLPGMDGLVAIGILKKDPSTREIPVLALTALAMKGDEDRIIASGSDGYIQKPVGHEHLLQKVSALLSGKGPSDV; encoded by the coding sequence TTGTCGAGAAGAATTCTGATCGTTGAGGATAACGAGATCAACTTGAAACTTGTCGAGATCATCTTGCAAAAATCGGGTTACCGGATCCTTTCTGCAAGGGATGCGGAAGAAGGGATTGAGCTTGCCAAATCGCTCCGTCCGGATCTGATCCTGATGGATATACACCTGCCTGGAATGGATGGTCTTGTGGCCATTGGCATTCTGAAAAAGGATCCTTCTACCCGGGAGATTCCGGTTCTGGCCCTGACAGCGCTTGCGATGAAAGGGGATGAGGACAGGATCATCGCCTCCGGTTCCGATGGATACATCCAGAAACCGGTCGGACATGAACATCTCCTTCAGAAAGTCTCCGCTCTTCTCTCCGGAAAAGGTCCTTCCGATGTCTGA